The Enterococcus sp. 7F3_DIV0205 genome has a window encoding:
- a CDS encoding haloacid dehalogenase-like hydrolase produces the protein MKKTIFFIVTTTLLGSLSACSTNSKETTKESTSNSVTKVSSNKEAEHSVLKANSWFDENYQTLNNLIKENGVDSKEYDAKNKPYAVFDWDNTTIFNDIGEATFMFQIENLRFKMTPEELENALKMNIPKDNFKDEWNNSDGNAVNIDKATSDIVNDYKIIEQSYEGMNGQKKLTEIKETDEYKDFSTKIRYLYDAIGDTFSSDISYPWVTYLFTGMTTDEVQELTREAIDHSLELPIEMVTLKSPESLKNEAGQVEVNVQKGIRTIPEMQNLYKTLMENGIDVYVCSASYIDVIIPFATEEKYGYQVPADHIYAMRLVKENDMIQTKFDTAYDQTQGDGKTKTIKKYIAEKHNNNGPILVAGDSAGDVAMLTDFGDMKVGLIFNRNKSGDIGELYKKTTEKQSTNQNYLLQGRDENSGKLIPEQASILFGKDKATLY, from the coding sequence TTGAAAAAAACAATTTTTTTTATCGTTACAACAACTTTACTAGGCTCATTATCAGCATGTAGCACAAATTCTAAGGAAACAACAAAGGAATCAACTAGCAACTCTGTCACTAAAGTCTCTTCAAACAAAGAAGCAGAGCATTCTGTTTTAAAAGCAAATAGTTGGTTTGACGAAAATTATCAAACGTTGAATAACTTAATCAAAGAAAATGGAGTCGATAGTAAGGAGTATGATGCAAAGAACAAGCCTTATGCTGTTTTTGATTGGGATAATACCACGATTTTTAACGACATCGGTGAAGCAACTTTTATGTTTCAAATCGAGAATTTAAGATTTAAAATGACGCCAGAAGAATTAGAGAATGCGTTAAAAATGAACATTCCAAAAGACAATTTCAAAGATGAATGGAACAATTCTGATGGTAATGCTGTTAATATTGACAAAGCTACAAGTGATATTGTCAATGACTACAAAATAATAGAACAATCATATGAAGGAATGAATGGGCAGAAAAAGCTTACGGAAATAAAAGAAACAGATGAATACAAAGATTTTTCAACGAAAATCCGTTATCTGTATGACGCAATAGGGGATACGTTTAGCTCAGATATTAGTTATCCGTGGGTGACGTATCTATTTACTGGTATGACGACAGATGAAGTACAAGAGTTGACTCGTGAAGCAATCGATCATTCACTTGAACTCCCTATAGAAATGGTGACACTAAAAAGTCCTGAATCATTAAAAAATGAAGCTGGTCAAGTTGAAGTGAATGTGCAAAAAGGCATTAGAACAATTCCTGAAATGCAAAATTTATACAAGACGTTGATGGAAAATGGGATAGATGTATATGTTTGTTCTGCATCATACATTGATGTTATCATTCCTTTTGCTACCGAAGAAAAGTATGGTTATCAAGTACCAGCCGATCATATCTATGCGATGAGACTTGTAAAAGAGAATGACATGATCCAAACTAAATTTGATACGGCTTACGATCAAACGCAAGGCGACGGCAAAACAAAAACAATCAAAAAATATATTGCTGAAAAGCACAACAATAATGGTCCAATCTTAGTTGCAGGGGATAGTGCCGGAGACGTAGCGATGCTGACAGACTTTGGCGATATGAAGGTAGGTCTGATCTTTAATCGAAATAAATCAGGTGATATAGGGGAACTCTACAAAAAAACTACAGAGAAACAAAGTACGAATCAAAACTATTTGCTTCAAGGACGTGATGAGAATAGTGGGAAGCTGATTCCTGAACAAGCGAGTATTCTTTTTGGTAAGGATAAAGCCACGTTATATTAA
- a CDS encoding DEAD/DEAH box helicase: MSSFKQFQFNDFIMEALADKGFEQPTEVQEKLIPVIKKGKSVIGQSQTGSGKTHTFLLPLMNKVNPQLDEVQILITAPSRELANQIYQEAAQIAKFSQPEMRVTNFVGGTDKQRQIAKLKHQQPHVVIGTPGRILDLMNEQALKAHTAFAFVVDEADMTLDMGFLEEVDQIAGRLPDKLQMLVFSATIPEKLKPFLKKYMENPIIEHIKPKNIISETIDNWLISTKGKDKNRLIYQLLTIGHPYLVIVFANTKQRVDEITDYLKDQGLKVAKIHGDISPRERKRVMRQVQDLEFQYVVATDLAARGIDIEGVSHVINAEVPSDLDFFIHRVGRTGRNGLDGTAITLYSPADEEAISEVEQLGIEFHPKEIKNGELIDTYDRNRRTKREKSKDALEDPTLIGLVKKKKKKIKPGYKKKIEWAISASNKQKRKVERRQQTRTAKKAKKNSYK, encoded by the coding sequence ATGAGTTCATTTAAACAATTTCAATTCAACGATTTTATCATGGAAGCATTAGCGGATAAAGGATTTGAACAACCAACAGAAGTACAAGAAAAATTGATCCCTGTGATTAAAAAAGGCAAAAGTGTAATCGGGCAATCTCAAACCGGAAGCGGCAAGACGCATACATTTTTATTACCATTGATGAATAAAGTAAATCCTCAATTGGATGAAGTACAGATTCTGATCACGGCACCTAGTCGAGAATTAGCGAATCAAATTTATCAAGAAGCGGCTCAGATCGCAAAATTCAGTCAGCCGGAAATGCGTGTGACGAACTTTGTCGGTGGTACTGATAAACAGCGGCAAATCGCTAAACTAAAACACCAACAACCTCATGTGGTTATTGGGACACCCGGTCGTATTTTAGACTTGATGAATGAGCAAGCACTAAAAGCACATACTGCTTTTGCCTTTGTCGTTGATGAAGCAGATATGACATTAGACATGGGCTTTTTAGAAGAAGTTGACCAAATCGCTGGACGTTTGCCAGATAAGCTGCAAATGCTCGTTTTCTCAGCGACAATCCCAGAAAAATTAAAACCATTCTTGAAAAAGTATATGGAAAATCCGATCATTGAACATATCAAACCTAAAAATATTATCTCAGAAACAATTGATAATTGGTTGATTTCAACAAAAGGAAAAGACAAAAACCGTCTGATTTACCAATTATTGACGATCGGTCATCCTTATCTAGTGATTGTCTTTGCCAATACGAAACAACGAGTAGACGAAATTACGGACTATTTGAAAGATCAAGGTTTAAAAGTGGCAAAAATTCATGGCGATATTTCTCCACGAGAACGTAAACGTGTGATGAGACAAGTCCAAGATCTTGAATTTCAATATGTAGTGGCAACTGACTTAGCAGCCCGAGGCATCGATATTGAAGGTGTTTCTCATGTAATCAATGCAGAGGTGCCAAGTGATTTAGATTTCTTTATTCATCGTGTCGGTAGAACAGGACGAAATGGCTTAGATGGAACAGCGATTACGCTTTATTCACCTGCAGACGAAGAAGCAATATCTGAAGTGGAGCAATTAGGCATCGAGTTTCATCCAAAAGAAATCAAAAATGGTGAATTGATCGATACGTATGATCGGAATCGCCGAACAAAACGTGAGAAATCAAAAGATGCTTTAGAAGATCCAACTTTAATTGGTTTGGTGAAAAAGAAAAAGAAAAAAATCAAACCTGGCTACAAAAAGAAAATCGAATGGGCAATTTCAGCTAGCAATAAACAAAAACGTAAAGTTGAACGCCGTCAGCAAACACGAACAGCCAAAAAAGCTAAAAAGAACAGCTATAAATAA
- a CDS encoding VanZ family protein, with protein sequence MSAYAAPIKTAMIVFPFLAFAISFVLIIREYRKYGTFLFRRALILYSFVFYLLCAYFLVILPLPPKAEVAQYTSQYLELRPFYFVSRFLQDTVLNIHDPSTFVPALRQGVVLEPVFNILLLVPFGVYLRYYYKFSFRKVVLASFLLSLFFELTQLSGLYFIYPRPYRLADVNDLINNTFGGMVGYAITPMLTFLFPTRDELDEAAYEKGQSVSLFRRFVAFLIDWFVISIVQALGMFMLNLIPEYKQWFVGYPALEGRVWFFAMVFIVFMLLPKLTNGKTIGKKVVRIQVVEEGHEKIRFSALFIRYGYLYFVYGLISSYMTSSADLLNSSNRMLQLVSFILFLFCSFLLLLFFINVLYVLVRKNRRLFYEKASHTYTISTIKDQKNRENE encoded by the coding sequence ATGTCAGCATATGCTGCACCAATCAAAACAGCAATGATCGTTTTTCCTTTTTTGGCATTTGCGATTTCATTTGTGCTTATTATTCGTGAATACCGGAAATATGGCACTTTTTTATTTAGAAGAGCGCTGATACTGTATTCATTTGTTTTCTATTTACTCTGTGCGTATTTTTTGGTTATTTTACCATTACCGCCAAAAGCGGAGGTCGCGCAATACACCAGTCAATATTTGGAATTACGACCCTTTTATTTTGTCAGTCGTTTTTTACAAGATACCGTACTGAATATTCATGATCCAAGCACATTTGTCCCTGCGTTAAGACAAGGCGTCGTGTTGGAACCTGTCTTCAATATCTTGTTATTAGTTCCTTTTGGGGTGTATTTACGTTATTATTACAAATTTTCATTTAGAAAAGTGGTTTTAGCTAGTTTTCTTTTGTCGCTATTTTTTGAATTAACACAGTTGAGCGGTTTGTATTTTATTTATCCTAGGCCATACCGATTAGCTGATGTGAATGATTTGATCAATAATACGTTTGGCGGGATGGTTGGTTATGCGATTACACCGATGTTGACCTTTTTATTTCCAACAAGAGACGAGCTGGATGAAGCCGCCTATGAAAAAGGGCAATCCGTTAGTTTATTTCGACGTTTTGTGGCTTTTTTGATCGATTGGTTTGTGATTTCGATCGTGCAAGCGCTTGGGATGTTTATGCTTAATTTAATCCCAGAATACAAACAATGGTTTGTTGGGTATCCTGCATTAGAAGGACGAGTCTGGTTTTTCGCTATGGTATTTATAGTGTTTATGTTGCTGCCTAAACTTACGAATGGGAAAACAATCGGTAAGAAAGTCGTGCGTATTCAAGTTGTAGAAGAAGGGCATGAAAAAATTCGTTTTAGCGCTTTATTTATCCGTTATGGTTATTTGTATTTTGTTTATGGTTTGATCAGTTCTTATATGACTAGTTCAGCTGATTTGCTCAATTCTAGTAATCGAATGTTGCAGTTAGTAAGTTTCATATTGTTTCTGTTTTGTTCGTTTCTATTATTACTATTTTTCATTAATGTTCTGTATGTATTGGTTAGAAAGAATCGTCGTTTGTTTTATGAAAAAGCAAGTCATACCTATACGATCAGCACAATAAAAGATCAGAAAAATAGAGAAAATGAATAA
- a CDS encoding T7SS effector LXG polymorphic toxin, producing MGLDFFVGEVNAQSAVAKQMANEYIQFSGVLKDSVNHFMNAPLSGKTYDSAKQYFSAVYPTLASGFILVCESLIEAHSKFPEEFQSQVDTRDVIEDQLKAVISQGQTTLQSMAQWLDKEKEPNQGLEQRYMHVQAAIQKNEEKLQKLYDFNASSPDLFADFETQLANFDAGLAEVEKGAAWNASSGTFDISRVNLAWTKPIGREWDKRQKKIDAKVEAHRLENQEITYTFDEFGNVTGVYVDGAFNPKMTLAVQEAIATNNWNALKAFGVGIADKIYENFGLSALMGERTLDADSVGTKPYAVAQFAGDLLSVAGGAAEFLGGFSWLIGGNALSFVGTPFTGGASATLSPAVTASGTAAMVHGTGTIWNAFNSFGNGYDLDTGDVTPGGRSMSKHGAERANERGFTPERIDAIIDNNMKTRKSKIDELGRKTWEYIDLRGNKVVTNDRGGIVSVHSSAPKGKYIPK from the coding sequence ATGGGATTAGATTTTTTTGTAGGAGAAGTGAACGCCCAAAGTGCAGTAGCCAAACAAATGGCAAACGAGTATATTCAATTTAGTGGTGTACTAAAAGATAGTGTGAATCACTTTATGAATGCACCTTTGTCTGGCAAGACTTATGATTCTGCAAAACAATATTTTTCTGCAGTGTACCCTACGTTGGCAAGTGGTTTTATCTTGGTATGTGAATCGTTAATTGAAGCGCATAGCAAGTTTCCAGAAGAGTTTCAATCACAAGTGGATACTCGTGATGTCATAGAAGACCAACTGAAAGCTGTTATTTCTCAAGGGCAAACAACACTTCAAAGTATGGCACAATGGCTAGATAAAGAAAAAGAACCCAATCAAGGTCTGGAACAGCGCTATATGCACGTTCAAGCAGCAATCCAAAAAAACGAAGAAAAGCTGCAGAAACTGTACGATTTTAATGCCAGTTCTCCTGATCTATTTGCGGATTTTGAAACACAACTGGCCAACTTTGATGCTGGACTAGCAGAAGTTGAAAAAGGTGCAGCGTGGAATGCTTCTTCAGGAACGTTTGATATAAGTCGGGTAAATCTAGCGTGGACAAAACCAATTGGACGTGAGTGGGACAAGAGACAGAAAAAGATCGATGCAAAGGTTGAAGCACATCGCTTAGAAAATCAAGAAATTACTTATACGTTCGACGAATTTGGTAATGTGACAGGTGTCTATGTAGATGGTGCGTTTAATCCTAAGATGACTTTAGCGGTTCAAGAAGCAATCGCTACAAATAACTGGAATGCACTGAAGGCTTTTGGTGTAGGAATTGCAGATAAAATTTATGAAAACTTTGGATTGAGTGCTTTAATGGGCGAACGTACTTTAGATGCTGACTCTGTTGGAACGAAACCATATGCAGTTGCCCAATTTGCTGGAGATCTTCTATCAGTTGCAGGTGGAGCAGCAGAATTTCTTGGTGGTTTTTCCTGGTTGATTGGTGGGAATGCTCTATCATTTGTAGGAACACCATTTACTGGTGGAGCTAGTGCAACTTTAAGCCCAGCAGTGACTGCTAGTGGAACAGCTGCAATGGTACATGGGACTGGTACAATCTGGAATGCCTTTAACAGTTTTGGAAATGGATATGACTTAGATACCGGTGATGTAACTCCGGGTGGGCGATCAATGTCAAAACATGGCGCAGAAAGAGCAAATGAGAGAGGGTTTACTCCGGAAAGAATTGATGCCATTATTGATAACAATATGAAAACAAGAAAGTCAAAAATTGATGAACTGGGAAGAAAAACATGGGAATATATTGACTTGAGAGGAAATAAGGTAGTAACAAATGATCGAGGAGGAATTGTCTCGGTACATTCTTCTGCCCCAAAAGGGAAGTATATACCAAAATAG
- a CDS encoding DUF3958 family protein, with amino-acid sequence MKNEVGRESIIQMELQQLSLEQESNQREIRQLEEAEQEYFYISNLEQRFYQELIEASQGSTLINHFSELELESRELQQKQIRELQEQSDFLSEQKRFFTDKEEQLYVERKQLFSREGGDSAWD; translated from the coding sequence ATGAAAAATGAGGTTGGTAGGGAATCAATCATACAGATGGAGTTACAACAGCTATCGCTAGAGCAAGAGAGTAATCAGCGGGAGATACGTCAATTAGAAGAAGCAGAGCAAGAATATTTTTATATTTCAAATTTAGAACAACGCTTTTATCAAGAATTAATAGAAGCAAGTCAAGGATCAACCCTGATAAATCACTTTTCAGAGTTAGAACTTGAATCTAGAGAGTTACAACAAAAACAGATTCGGGAACTGCAGGAGCAATCAGATTTTCTCTCGGAACAAAAAAGATTTTTTACTGACAAAGAAGAACAATTATACGTTGAGCGCAAGCAACTGTTTAGCCGAGAAGGTGGTGACAGTGCATGGGATTAG
- a CDS encoding TIGR04197 family type VII secretion effector, which produces MGVNSSLTVAGGVSSQLSKAASSFTSVNQPTATANRTKVSGNENAKNSLTSVHSRGQRLSNAIARDGNNIHSVAKEFAAIDQKVKSGFDGLTLNGVLKL; this is translated from the coding sequence ATGGGAGTTAATAGTAGTTTAACTGTAGCAGGTGGTGTTTCTTCTCAACTAAGTAAAGCAGCTAGTAGTTTTACTTCAGTAAATCAACCTACAGCTACGGCAAACAGAACAAAGGTAAGTGGTAATGAGAACGCTAAGAACAGTCTTACTAGCGTACATAGTAGAGGTCAACGGCTATCAAATGCAATAGCAAGAGATGGCAATAACATTCACTCGGTTGCAAAAGAGTTTGCAGCCATTGATCAGAAAGTTAAAAGTGGCTTTGATGGATTGACCCTAAATGGGGTATTAAAGTTATGA
- a CDS encoding zinc ribbon domain-containing protein YjdM — MENLPSCPECGSTYTYEDRGMMICPECAHEWSPADAAEDTATVIKDSNGNVLADGDNVTVIKDLKVKGASGAIKQGTKVKGIRLVVDAADGHNIDCKVEGFGPMKLKSEFVKKN, encoded by the coding sequence ATGGAAAATTTACCAAGTTGCCCTGAATGTGGCTCAACATACACTTACGAGGATCGTGGCATGATGATTTGTCCTGAGTGCGCACACGAATGGTCACCAGCGGATGCAGCTGAAGATACAGCAACTGTCATCAAAGATTCAAATGGAAATGTCTTAGCTGACGGTGATAATGTAACAGTTATCAAAGATTTAAAAGTCAAAGGGGCAAGTGGTGCGATCAAACAGGGAACGAAGGTTAAAGGTATTCGTTTAGTGGTTGATGCGGCAGATGGCCATAATATTGATTGTAAAGTTGAAGGATTTGGTCCGATGAAACTTAAATCTGAGTTTGTGAAGAAGAATTAA
- a CDS encoding histidine phosphatase family protein, producing MKFKKMVVGIALLSMVLVGCSNGTAKEEKKADTKEKENSEVVIYLARHGKTMLNTVDRSQGWIDAPLTPAGVEVAEQLGKGLSDVKFDKVVTSDSGRAIETAELVLKNNGQETLTKEMTKDKRLREYNFGTYEGLMNEEMLTAVAKEQGKTYEEYNEWMKEVGFYKGIIEFADVLSDLDKKNVEEGVNWPAEDSKTIVARLTAGLDDIVKDAEKEGANNVLVVSHGMSIITLLGELDANADLPDGGLKNASVSKVTYKDGKYTIDSVNDLSYVEKGKESK from the coding sequence ATGAAATTTAAAAAGATGGTTGTTGGTATCGCGTTATTGTCAATGGTTTTAGTTGGCTGCAGTAATGGTACTGCAAAAGAAGAAAAAAAAGCAGACACAAAGGAAAAAGAAAATTCAGAAGTAGTGATCTACCTTGCTCGCCATGGTAAAACGATGTTGAATACAGTCGATCGTTCTCAAGGATGGATCGATGCACCGCTGACACCAGCTGGCGTTGAAGTAGCAGAACAACTAGGTAAAGGGCTGTCAGATGTCAAATTTGATAAGGTAGTAACGAGTGACAGTGGACGTGCAATTGAAACAGCTGAATTAGTTTTGAAAAATAATGGACAAGAAACGTTAACAAAGGAAATGACGAAAGACAAACGCCTAAGAGAATATAATTTTGGTACGTATGAAGGCTTGATGAATGAAGAAATGCTGACAGCAGTGGCAAAAGAACAAGGGAAAACATATGAAGAGTACAATGAGTGGATGAAAGAAGTTGGTTTCTATAAAGGAATCATCGAATTTGCTGATGTATTATCTGATTTAGATAAGAAAAATGTTGAAGAAGGTGTGAACTGGCCGGCAGAAGATAGTAAAACAATCGTTGCTCGCTTAACAGCAGGTCTGGATGATATTGTGAAGGATGCTGAAAAAGAAGGCGCAAATAATGTCTTAGTCGTGTCACATGGAATGAGTATTATTACATTATTAGGTGAATTAGATGCAAATGCAGATTTACCAGATGGCGGATTAAAAAATGCGAGTGTGTCAAAAGTAACGTATAAAGATGGTAAATATACGATCGATAGCGTAAACGATCTTTCTTATGTAGAGAAAGGGAAAGAAAGTAAATAG